AGAATATCGAGGGACGTCAGTGGCTCGAAAACCGCCCCTGCGGGGACCCCGAGGAGGGTTACAGGGCCCTTTGTTGCCAGCATAAAATGGCATCCCGGAAGGAGAGGAATTCCTCTGAGGACAACTTGGTCGGTTTTATCCATTATGGCCGATGAGGTCACGTCGTCGGCGTCTACGCTCATTCCTCCGGTGCATACCACCAGGTTCGCTCCCGAGCCTATAGCCTGTTCTATGGCTTCCCCTATCCTCTCCCTTTCGTCGGTCACGATAGAGTGATGAACTAAGGACCCGCCATAAGGTGCTATCTTGCCCTCCAGCATGGGCCTAAAAGCGTCTTTTACCCTGCCCTCCGCCAGCTCCTTCCCGGTGGTAACGAGGGCTACCTTTTTGGGGTCGTAGGGCAGTATGGATATAGGTCTCGCCAGCTCCTCCGCTCTCTTCACCTGTTCCTCTTTTACCGCTAAGGGCAACACCCTGAAGGACGCCACGTTTTCCCCTTTTTTTACGGGAATATTGTTTGATAAGGTGGCCACTATCCAGTTTCGATCCTGATTGATGAGGTTTATCGAGTCGGGATCAAGGTCCAGAAGGCCATTGCAGCGGGCTATCAAGGAGCATTTACCTTCCCCTGGGCCTCGAACCTCAAGGTTACCTCCGGTTATGGCTTTAGCCAGCCTTACTGCGGCGTCGTCCTCGTGGACTTCGTTCTCCTCCAGTTCGAGCACCGTCAGGTTCTCCCGCCCCATGGAGCGGAGGACTGGCAGGTCTTTTTCCTCTATCACGTGGCCTTTTTTAAACTTAGGCCCCTTGAACCCCTCCAATGGGGATATGAGGGTCAGGTCGTGGGATAGGGCCAGGCCCAGAGATCGGTCTAAAGGTACGGTTTTGGTCTTCATAGTATCTTCCTCCTATCCTTCGGTATGACCGATATATCCTTTGGCCTTATGGCCATGGTTATAACCGATCCTTCCTCTATCTCAAGTTTTTCGTAGGAAGTGGACGGAAACTCCACTTCCCAAAGGTGGCCTTCGACGTCTACCTGAAGGTGACAGGACCTTCCCATGATGTACCGCTCGATCACCGTTCCTGCCATGGTGTTCCCTATAAACGATGGATCGAGAGGTAAATAGGGGTAGACGATGGAGATTCGATCCGACGGCACGAAGGCCGATGCGGGACCTTCATCTTTCACCGATGGAGGCAGTATAACCGATCCTCCCGGCCACTCAAAGACCGTAGATCCCCGTACCTTTTGGATCGAGCCATCCACCATGTTTCCCCAGCCCAGGTGATGCCAGGACGCCGAGTCGGCGGAGGTGAGGTTTCTGAGGTCCACCTCTCCGGCTATAGATCCCTCTCTCATGAGAAATACCCTGTCCCCCATGGAACAGACGTCCTCCATCTGATGGGTGACGTAGATCATAGGTATTCCCGTCTCTCTGTGGAGTTCCTTTAACTCCCTACGGAGCGAGCGCCTCAAAGGGGTGTCCAATGCGCTGAAGGGCTCGTCCAGCAGGAGCAGGTCCGGCGACGATGCCAGGGCTCTGGCAAGGGCTGTTCTCTGTCTCTGTCCCCCCGATAATCTGTGAGGCATTTCCCTCGCCTTTTCCTCCAGGCCGAGTCTTTTTATCCACCTTCGACCTTTGGAGGTGTCCTCTTTGCACAGAGGGAACAGGACGTTTTCCTCTACGGTCATGTGGGGGAACAGAGCTAGATCCTGAAATACTATGGATATGTTTCTGTCTTTCGGCTTGGTCCAGATGTCCGATCCTTGAATAGACCTGCCGTCGATTTTGAGCTTACCGAGGCTCGATGGCTTTATCAGGCCGCACAACATCCTTAAGGTCATGCTCTTGCCCGAGCCGCTGGGGCCGAAGAGAACGGATATCTCTTTTTCCATCGACATGGACAGGGATAGGTTAAAATCGCCCTCTCGGTGTCCGAAGGACGCCTCAAGCCAACTCAACGGCCTCCCTCCATGGCCCTTACGAACCTCAGACTAAGGATTCCCATGACCGCCAGTATGGCCGCCGCGACGTTGGCCTTGGCGAACTCCAGGGTCTCAACCTGGCCGTAGATGTAGAGAGGGAGGGTTTGAGTCCTTCCTGGGATATTTCCTGCTATCATTAGAGTTACGCCGAAGTCGCCCAGGGCTCTGGCGGAGGCAAGGGCCAGTCCCGCCATTATGTGTCTTTTCGCCAAGGGGAAGGATATCCTGAAAAAAACCTCTATCTCCCCTTTCCCCATGGTCCTGGCTGCATCCTCCAGGGATACGGGTACCGACTGAAAGCCCGTCCTGGCGGAGGATATGACCATAGGGAGGGCAGGAATCAGGGCCGCTATTGCAGCCGCAGGGAAGGAGAATAAAAGCCCCATAGACCGAAAAAAAGGTATCCTCCCGAAAAACATGAGGAGATAGAGCCCTAGTACCGCCGGTGGAAGGGCCAGAGGAAGCATCAGCAAAGTCTCCACGAAGGCTTTGCCGACGAAGTCCTTTTTAGCCAGTAGCCAACCTGCTCCTGTGCCGAACAGGAGCAGGAGAGGAAAATCTATGGCCAGGATTTTTAGGCTTATTATGATGGCCTGGGTCAACGTCTGTCCTCCAGGAGGAACCCCCATTTTAGCCATATTTCATTTGCTTCTTTTGATCTACAGAACTCCCAGAAGGCTCTTGCGCTCGGTGAGGCGTCCGGTTTTAGTCCTCCTACCTGTTCCATCCTGGCTTCAAGTGAGAGAAAAGGTCCTCCTGCCTTTAGAGCCGAGGACTTTGGGATAAAGGCCCAGTCCGCCGCTCCTCCTGATACGGCCATCACAGCCTGAGGGGCCGATTTTGCGGTCACGATTTTCCCGGATATAAACGAATCCCATAGGCCTTTAGATGTGAGATAATTCTTGGCCAGCATTCCGTAGGCTGTCATCTCAGGGTCCGGTATGGCTATAACGTGATCTTTAAGCCCTTCCACGGTAGGCTGATCTCCTTTAGGGCTCCACAGAACAAGTTGTCCTATGGCAAAGGTATTTATATCGGAAAGCAACCCTTTCCCCTTCATCCAGTTGGGCCACCTTGGCTCGGACATCATAACCAGATCGTAGGGAGCTCCGGCTTCCGCCTGTTTTGCCAGTGCTCCGCAGGGGCCTGTGACCATGGACAGAGAGGTTCCTCCCTTTGTTTTGTAGAGATCCATTATCTCCTCTACGCAGGGAGATATACCTGCTGCGATAGCCATGACCTCTTCTCCTTTAGCCGATGATCCAGACAGGGCTATGAACGATACGGCGATAAGAACGATAAGCGACTTAAACCTCAAAATAACTCCCCCTTCGTGCTTGTTTTTTTGCAACCATGTTGCAATGATATTATACACCTAGATCTACGTAAGGAGGTTTTGAGATGGCTATTTTAAGGGCTGTATGTGTCAGCGATGAAAGGTGCAACGTCAAGGTGCCTCTGAAGTCGGGCCGATTTTTATTCGGCGGTTTAGAGGGAGATGCTCACTTTGGGTTTTCCGAGAGAGAGGTGAGCCTTCTCCGTGAGGAGGACGTCAAAGAGGCCGAGAGGGAGGCGGGGTTCGAGTTTCCCTTCGGATGCCTTGCGGAAAACCTCACGGTGGCCGGACTTCCCGAGTATATCCCTTTAGGATCGGTCCTACAGATAGGAACCGCAAGGCTGGAGGTTCTTGAGAAGGGGAAGAGCCCTGGAGAGCCCCATTCCTACGATTACAGAGGATGGTGTCTTCTTCCTAAGGTAGGGTTTTTTCTTAAAGTTATTCGGGAGGGATACGCCGCTCCAGGGAATGAGGTGCTCCTTGAGATAGCATAGACGTAAAAATAAATCTTTGTGTCCATTATTTGAGACCGTTCACAACAGTGAAATTCGTGCCACATGTAAAAAACTTGAGGTAGTCTGGTATGATATTAGAGGTGGCGTACATCAACTAGATATCCGGCTCTTTTTAGAGAGGGAAGCGAGGGTGAGGGTGAAAATGATAGAACTTATCACGAGTTTGGAGGAACGTTTCAGGGAAAAATATACATCTTACAGGATGGAGATCCACCGTAATCCTGAGTTGAGCTATCACGAGGAGAGGACCGCCTCTTTGGTAGCCCATGTCCTTAAAGATCTAGCCATGGAGGTCCGCACTGGGGTTGGAGGTCATGGCGTCGTAGGTATCCTCAAGGGGAAAGGCCCTGGAAGGTGCATCGGTCTGAGAGCCGATATGGATGCCCTGTCTATCCAGGAGAACACGGGCCTACCTTGGTCATCCGAGACCGATGGGGTAATGCACGCCTGCGGACACGATGCCCATACCTCCATGCTTTTAGGGGCGGCCCACGTTCTCTCCGAGATGACTGACCGCTTTGATGGAACGATCAAGTTCGTGTTTCAACCGGCGGAGGAGAACTCCCCTACCGGTGGGGCTCCTTACATGATAAAAGACGGAGTGCTCGAGGATCCTAAAGTAGACGCTATGCTGGGCCTTCACGTGTGGCCCACCCTGAAGACCGGGACCATCGGTCTACAGACAGGGGCGGTCTCGGCGGCCTCCGATCGGCTGGGCATAGTGGTTCACGGCAAGGCCTGTCACGCGTCTATGCCCGATATGGGTGTCGACGCCGTTGTGGTGGGATCAGCGGTGGTTATGGCCCTTCAGACAATACTGTCCCGGAGCGTTGGAGCTTCCGACAGGGCGGTGTTGACCTTAGGCACCGTAAAAGGCGGAGACCGGTACAACATAGTGGCCGATAAGGTCACTTACGACGGTACGGTTCGTACCTTCGATCCCACGGTGAGAAAGACTATGGAACGGCTCATAAGGCGAACCGCCGAAGGGGTCGCTCAGTCTCTAGGGGGTATGGCTGAGGTCAACTACAGTCACGGTTACCCATCGGCGATAAACGATCCAGAGGTGACGTCCATCGCCCAGAGGGCTGTGGTGGAGATCCTAGGGGAAAAAGGTCTCCTGTCAGATCTTCCCGTCCATCCTGGAGGAGAGGACTTCGCCTTCTTCGCCGAAAAGGTGCCCTCCGCTTTTGCCTGGCTGGGCTGTTGCCCGGAGGAGGTGGGTTTTGAGGATATGCCTCCTCTTCACAACGAAAAGTTTCTGCCTGACGAAAGGGCTCTGCCTATAGGGGTCCGTTTTATGGTCGCTGGAGCCTTGGAGATGTTAAAAGGGGAGGAGATGTAGAGTGGACTGGTCTTCCGATTTTAGGGATCTGATAAAAATCAGGCGGGAGCTTCATGCCCATCCTGAGGCGGGATGGACGGAGTTTTGGACTACCGCCTACGTCGCGTCCTCTCTGGAGGATATTGGCTATTCGGTTTCCGTGGGAAAGGACGTTATCGACGAATCGGCGATCATGGGTCGCCCTGACGACGTCGACGAGCATATCAAAAGGGCACTGAGCCAGGGAGCCGATCCCCTATGGATAGATAAAATGGGGGGCTATACCGGTGCTATGGCGGTTCTCGATACGTGCAGGCCTGGCCCGGTGGTCGCCTTTCGCTTCGATATAGACTGCGTCGAGACCACCGAGGCGGAAGGAGAGGACCACCTTCCCAGCAGAGAGGGATTCCGGTCCATAAACCCGGGCTGTATGCACTCTTGTGCTCACGATGGCCATACCGCCATGGGAATTGCTCTGGCTCGCCGTGTTATGTCCATGAAAGACCGACTCTGTGGCGTGGTTAAGCTCCTGTTCCAGCCGGCGGAGGAGGGGGTCCGGGGAGGATACGCCATGACCCAAAAGGGCCTTCTAGATGACGTTGACCTTTTCGTCGCCGCCCATTTTGGGATGGGAATTCCCACCGGCACCGTTATCTCCGGAACCAGAGGCTTTCTCTGTACCACAAAGCTGGACGTGGACTTTAAAGGGGTGGGATCCCACGCCGGTGGAGAGCCCCACAAGGGTAAAAACGCCTTGTTGGCCGCCGCTACCGCCGCTTTGAACCTTCACGCCATAGCTCCTCACAGTGGGGGCATTACCCGTCTAAACGTAGGGGTGTTAAACGCCGGAGAAGGGAGAAACGTCGTTCCCCCTAGGGCCTCTATGAAAATAGAGACCAGAGGGGAGACCAACGAAATAGCCAGCTACGTCTACGATAGGGCCGAAACGGTTATAAGGTCCTCCGCCGAGATGTATGGGGTCAATTGGGAGACTAAAAAGGTAGGGGAGGCTGTTACGTCAAGCAGCGATGCCGAGCTTATGGCGACGGTGGCTGAATTGGCGTCGGAGATAGAGGAGGTCGATAAAGTCGGGGATATCGTCGATATGGGAGGTAGCGACGACGCTACATGGATGATGAACAAGGTGCAACAGCGAGGTGGAAAGGCCACTTACGTCATAATCGGTTCGGATATAGCGGCAGGTCATCATAACGATTATTTTGATTTTGACGAACGTTCCATGCTGATAGGGCTTAAGCTACTCGTCGGTGTGGTGGCGGAAGTGGTCGGGGTTGTTTAAGGGAGGATTCTTATGTCAAAGGAAATCAAGAAAGACGGTGTGTTAGTTAAGATAATAAGGGGGGTCGAGATAGCGGGGAACAAGCTCCCCCACCCTTTCTGGCTCTTTATGGGGCTATGGGCTCTGGTCCTCGGACTTTCCCATGTGTTTGAGGGAGTAACTGTCACAAAGCCTGGAAGCGATACTACAGTAGCGGTAATGAACCTCATATCCCACAAGGGATTTGAGTGGTCCGTAAAGAGTATGGTAAAGAACTTCGCCGGATTCCCCCCTCTGGGGCTGGTTCTGGTTATGATGATCGGTCTTGGGGTGACCACCAGATCTGGTTTTCTTGAGAACCTGATGAAAAATATCGCTAAAGTTCCTGAGAAATTCCTGATCTTTGCGGTTTTTCTCTTCGGTATCTGCGGTAACCTGGCCTCCGACGCCGCTATCGTCATAGTTCCCCCTCTTACGGGAGCTCTCTTCTTCTCCATGAGGAAGAACCCTATTTTCGGCCTTGTGGTCGGATACGGTGCGGTCTGTGCGGGATTTACTGCGAACCTCTTTATCGCCGGAACGGACCTCCTTCTGGCAGGTATCACCACCACCGCCTATCAGATCGTGAAGCCCGGCGGTGAGGTCTACGCCACGGCGAACTACTTCTTCATGGTAGCCTCGACCTTGCTTGTCTCCGCCTTAGGCGCGGTGTTCGTCAGCAAGTTCATGATGCCCGTTTTCGGCGAGTGGGACGAGAAGTTCGACCATTGTCAGGCGGCACAGGAGATGCACCACGGTGACGGTGGTTTTGAGATCTCCGAGAAGGAAAACAAGGCCTTCCGGGCGGCTATGATATTCACAGCGGTATACTGGATAGGGCTTATCTCCTACGCTTTCGTTCCCGGAAGTATCCTCAGAGACCCGGTGAAGGACGTGCTTATTCCCTCTCCTCTCATTCAGGGATTGGTGCCCATCCTTTTGGTCTACTTCATACTGGTCGGCGTGATCTACGGTAAAAAAGCGGGAACCATCAACTCCGCCAAAGAGCTTATAAGCTCTATGGTAGAGGGAGTCAGCGGTATGGCCAGCTATATCGTCATAATACTGCCTATCGCTAACTTCATAGCGGCTTTCTCAAAGTCGAATATGGCCATCGTCATGGCGGTAAAGCTCGCCGAGTCACTCCAGAACGCCGGTTTTACCGGGTTCAGCTTGCTGATCATGATAATTTTGTTCTCCACTTTCGTGAATATATTCGTCACCAGTGGATCGACAAAGTGGGCCTTTATGGCCCCTGTGATAGTGCCTATGCTCTACTACTTAGGCTACACCCCTGAGCTGGCACAGCTCCTTTACCGTATAGGCGACTCCTGCACCAACTCTATAACCCCGATGATGCCCTATTTCCCTATCCTTCTGGGTTTTGCGTCAAAGTACGATAAAGACGCGGGAATAGGCACCATAGTCGCAAGAGGGCTTCCTCTTTCGCTTTTCTTCCTGGTGTTCTGGATCGTTCTGCTCGGAGTATGGTACATGCTGAACCTGCCCCTTGGACCTGGCGCAGGCATATTCATATAGCTTAACTGAAAAAGCCCTGGAGGGATCCTCCAGGGCTTTTTCAATCTTGTCTATAATTTGATCTGTAGTCTATAATGAAAGCGGAGGCTCCTGTTAGCTAGGCAATGTAACCCTTATCTTCGGGGAATGTATGCCTATGGTTATTGTTTGGAGGTATTAAAAATGAAAAAAATACTTTTTGCTCTCTCTCTCTGTCTTTTGTGTTGTTCTTTAGCTTTTGCTGCTCCTCAGGATTTTGTGTTAATTAACAAGACCGGTGTGGATATCTATGTAGTTTACGTCTCGCCATCGGATAGTGATGACTGGGGGGAGGATGTCATGGATGAGGACATTCTCCCTAACGGAGAATCTGTGATGATAGAGTTTCCTGGCAAACAGAGGGATTCTATGTGGGATATTAGGGTCGAAGACGAAGATGGGGACTATCTTGAGTGGCATGGATTTAATCTTAAAAGAGTGTCGGAGATCGTTTTACTTAAGAATGGTCAGGCCCAATATCAGTGATGTA
The uncultured Dethiosulfovibrio sp. genome window above contains:
- a CDS encoding molybdopterin-binding protein encodes the protein MKTKTVPLDRSLGLALSHDLTLISPLEGFKGPKFKKGHVIEEKDLPVLRSMGRENLTVLELEENEVHEDDAAVRLAKAITGGNLEVRGPGEGKCSLIARCNGLLDLDPDSINLINQDRNWIVATLSNNIPVKKGENVASFRVLPLAVKEEQVKRAEELARPISILPYDPKKVALVTTGKELAEGRVKDAFRPMLEGKIAPYGGSLVHHSIVTDERERIGEAIEQAIGSGANLVVCTGGMSVDADDVTSSAIMDKTDQVVLRGIPLLPGCHFMLATKGPVTLLGVPAGAVFEPLTSLDILLPRIFAGKYPDDDQVRSWGVGGLCRHCPVCNFPCCSFASR
- the modA gene encoding molybdate ABC transporter substrate-binding protein, translating into MRFKSLIVLIAVSFIALSGSSAKGEEVMAIAAGISPCVEEIMDLYKTKGGTSLSMVTGPCGALAKQAEAGAPYDLVMMSEPRWPNWMKGKGLLSDINTFAIGQLVLWSPKGDQPTVEGLKDHVIAIPDPEMTAYGMLAKNYLTSKGLWDSFISGKIVTAKSAPQAVMAVSGGAADWAFIPKSSALKAGGPFLSLEARMEQVGGLKPDASPSARAFWEFCRSKEANEIWLKWGFLLEDRR
- a CDS encoding ABC transporter permease subunit, with translation MTQAIIISLKILAIDFPLLLLFGTGAGWLLAKKDFVGKAFVETLLMLPLALPPAVLGLYLLMFFGRIPFFRSMGLLFSFPAAAIAALIPALPMVISSARTGFQSVPVSLEDAARTMGKGEIEVFFRISFPLAKRHIMAGLALASARALGDFGVTLMIAGNIPGRTQTLPLYIYGQVETLEFAKANVAAAILAVMGILSLRFVRAMEGGR
- a CDS encoding ABC transporter ATP-binding protein, which gives rise to MSWLEASFGHREGDFNLSLSMSMEKEISVLFGPSGSGKSMTLRMLCGLIKPSSLGKLKIDGRSIQGSDIWTKPKDRNISIVFQDLALFPHMTVEENVLFPLCKEDTSKGRRWIKRLGLEEKAREMPHRLSGGQRQRTALARALASSPDLLLLDEPFSALDTPLRRSLRRELKELHRETGIPMIYVTHQMEDVCSMGDRVFLMREGSIAGEVDLRNLTSADSASWHHLGWGNMVDGSIQKVRGSTVFEWPGGSVILPPSVKDEGPASAFVPSDRISIVYPYLPLDPSFIGNTMAGTVIERYIMGRSCHLQVDVEGHLWEVEFPSTSYEKLEIEEGSVITMAIRPKDISVIPKDRRKIL
- a CDS encoding AbgT family transporter is translated as MSKEIKKDGVLVKIIRGVEIAGNKLPHPFWLFMGLWALVLGLSHVFEGVTVTKPGSDTTVAVMNLISHKGFEWSVKSMVKNFAGFPPLGLVLVMMIGLGVTTRSGFLENLMKNIAKVPEKFLIFAVFLFGICGNLASDAAIVIVPPLTGALFFSMRKNPIFGLVVGYGAVCAGFTANLFIAGTDLLLAGITTTAYQIVKPGGEVYATANYFFMVASTLLVSALGAVFVSKFMMPVFGEWDEKFDHCQAAQEMHHGDGGFEISEKENKAFRAAMIFTAVYWIGLISYAFVPGSILRDPVKDVLIPSPLIQGLVPILLVYFILVGVIYGKKAGTINSAKELISSMVEGVSGMASYIVIILPIANFIAAFSKSNMAIVMAVKLAESLQNAGFTGFSLLIMIILFSTFVNIFVTSGSTKWAFMAPVIVPMLYYLGYTPELAQLLYRIGDSCTNSITPMMPYFPILLGFASKYDKDAGIGTIVARGLPLSLFFLVFWIVLLGVWYMLNLPLGPGAGIFI
- a CDS encoding amidohydrolase → MDWSSDFRDLIKIRRELHAHPEAGWTEFWTTAYVASSLEDIGYSVSVGKDVIDESAIMGRPDDVDEHIKRALSQGADPLWIDKMGGYTGAMAVLDTCRPGPVVAFRFDIDCVETTEAEGEDHLPSREGFRSINPGCMHSCAHDGHTAMGIALARRVMSMKDRLCGVVKLLFQPAEEGVRGGYAMTQKGLLDDVDLFVAAHFGMGIPTGTVISGTRGFLCTTKLDVDFKGVGSHAGGEPHKGKNALLAAATAALNLHAIAPHSGGITRLNVGVLNAGEGRNVVPPRASMKIETRGETNEIASYVYDRAETVIRSSAEMYGVNWETKKVGEAVTSSSDAELMATVAELASEIEEVDKVGDIVDMGGSDDATWMMNKVQQRGGKATYVIIGSDIAAGHHNDYFDFDERSMLIGLKLLVGVVAEVVGVV
- a CDS encoding M20 family metallopeptidase codes for the protein MEERFREKYTSYRMEIHRNPELSYHEERTASLVAHVLKDLAMEVRTGVGGHGVVGILKGKGPGRCIGLRADMDALSIQENTGLPWSSETDGVMHACGHDAHTSMLLGAAHVLSEMTDRFDGTIKFVFQPAEENSPTGGAPYMIKDGVLEDPKVDAMLGLHVWPTLKTGTIGLQTGAVSAASDRLGIVVHGKACHASMPDMGVDAVVVGSAVVMALQTILSRSVGASDRAVLTLGTVKGGDRYNIVADKVTYDGTVRTFDPTVRKTMERLIRRTAEGVAQSLGGMAEVNYSHGYPSAINDPEVTSIAQRAVVEILGEKGLLSDLPVHPGGEDFAFFAEKVPSAFAWLGCCPEEVGFEDMPPLHNEKFLPDERALPIGVRFMVAGALEMLKGEEM
- a CDS encoding MOSC domain-containing protein, giving the protein MAILRAVCVSDERCNVKVPLKSGRFLFGGLEGDAHFGFSEREVSLLREEDVKEAEREAGFEFPFGCLAENLTVAGLPEYIPLGSVLQIGTARLEVLEKGKSPGEPHSYDYRGWCLLPKVGFFLKVIREGYAAPGNEVLLEIA